One Methylomarinovum tepidoasis DNA window includes the following coding sequences:
- the rplL gene encoding 50S ribosomal protein L7/L12, with product MALSKEEILDAIANMTVMEVVDLIEAMEEKFGVSAAAPVAAVAVAGGGEAGGAAEEKTEFDVVLTGFGSNKVAVIKAVRGITGLGLKEAKALVEGAPAPVKEGVSKEEAEEIKKQLEEAGASVEIK from the coding sequence ATGGCTCTGTCTAAAGAAGAAATCCTGGATGCGATCGCGAACATGACCGTCATGGAAGTGGTGGATCTGATCGAGGCCATGGAAGAGAAGTTCGGTGTTTCCGCAGCCGCGCCTGTGGCGGCGGTCGCCGTTGCCGGTGGTGGTGAAGCCGGCGGTGCGGCCGAGGAAAAGACCGAGTTCGATGTCGTTCTGACCGGCTTCGGTTCCAACAAGGTGGCGGTCATCAAAGCGGTCCGCGGCATCACCGGCCTGGGCCTGAAAGAAGCCAAGGCGCTGGTCGAAGGTGCTCCGGCGCCGGTCAAGGAAGGCGTCAGCAAGGAAGAGGCCGAAGAAATCAAGAAGCAACTGGAAGAGGCGGGCGCTTCTGTCGAAATCAAATAA
- the rpoB gene encoding DNA-directed RNA polymerase subunit beta → MAYSFTEKKRLRKSFAKRPEVLDVPYLLQIQLESYRQFLQADKRPDRRADKGLHAAFKSVFPIESHNGYAALEYVSYRLGEPTFDVKECQLRGATYAAPLRVKVRLVLYDKDSPASSKVVKDIKEQEVYMGELPLMTENGTFVINGTERVVVSQLHRSPGVFFDHDRGKTHSSGKLLFNARVIPYRGSWLDFEFDHKDIVYVRIDRRRKLPATILLRALGFDNEQMIRMFFETDTFHLSKDRLVLDLIPERLRGEIAPFDIKLDDGTVLVEEGRRITPKHIRQMKKAGLTQLVVPPEYLYGKILAHNVVDQETGELIAAVNTEITPELLETLIEKGIDRIETLYVNELDRGPYISNTLKIDHTTTRLEALVEIYRMMRPGEPPTQEAAEALFENLFFSPERYDLSEVGRMKLNLRLGRKETEGPRVLTQEDIIDVLKELINIRNGKGQVDDIDHLGNRRVRSVGEMVENQFRIGLVRVERAVKERLTLAASEDFTPQEVINTKPVVAAIKEFFGSSQLSQFMDQNNPLSEVTHKRRVSALGPGGLSRERAGFEVRDVHPTHYGRLCPIETPEGPNIGLINSLAVYARANEYGFLETPYRKVVDGKVTDEIHYLSAIEESEYLIAQAGATVDEEGRLVDEMVSCRHKNEFTLASPEMIQYMDVSPKQIVSVAASLIPFLEHDDANRALMGSNMQRQAVPMLRSQKPLVGTGMERIVARDSGATVVARRGGEVVSVDAARIVVRVNDDETEPGEPGVDIYNLTKYTRSNQNTCINQKPLVKPGDRIARGDILADGASTDMGELALGQNLLVAFMPWHGYNFEDSILISERVVEEDRYTTIHIEEKTCVARDTKLGPEEITADIPNVSEAALAKLDESGIVYIGAEVKEGDILVGKVTPKGETQLTPEEKLLRAIFGEKASDVKDTSLRVPSGMAGTVIDVQVFTRDGVEKDARAKAIEQAQLEKVRKDLDDQLKIVEQDTFERVRQMLLGKVAEQGPKGLAPGTEITQDYLDGLKPEEWLRIRLQDEDINVQLEAVAEQLEKLRKEMDQRFEEKKGKITMGDDLPPGVLKMVKVYLAVKRRIQPGDKMAGRHGNKGVISQIVPVEDMPYLEDGTPVDIVLNPLGVPSRMNVGQVLETHLGWAARGLGLKIGRMLEAKAKVQELREFLEQVYNRAGRREDLDSLSDEEIVELAHNLKEGVPMATPVFDGATEEEIKSMLRLADLPDSGQTRLFDGRTGDAFDRDVTVGYMYMLKLNHLVDDKMHARSTGPYSLVTQQPLGGKAQFGGQRFGEMEVWALEAYGAAYTLQEMLTVKSDDVTGRTKMYKNIVDGDYRMEAGMPESFKVLIKEIRALAINIELEQD, encoded by the coding sequence ATGGCCTATTCGTTCACCGAGAAAAAGCGACTTCGCAAGAGCTTTGCCAAACGTCCCGAAGTTCTCGACGTTCCCTATCTGCTCCAAATCCAGCTTGAATCATACCGGCAGTTCCTTCAGGCGGACAAGCGTCCCGACCGGCGCGCCGACAAGGGGCTGCACGCAGCTTTCAAGTCGGTGTTTCCGATCGAGAGCCACAACGGCTACGCCGCGCTCGAATACGTGAGCTACCGCTTGGGCGAGCCCACCTTCGACGTCAAGGAATGTCAGCTCCGCGGGGCGACCTATGCGGCACCGCTGCGAGTCAAGGTGCGCCTGGTGCTGTACGACAAGGATTCGCCGGCGAGCAGCAAGGTGGTCAAGGACATCAAGGAACAGGAAGTCTACATGGGCGAACTGCCGCTGATGACCGAGAACGGTACCTTCGTCATCAATGGCACCGAGCGGGTGGTGGTGTCCCAGCTGCACCGTTCGCCGGGGGTGTTCTTCGACCACGACCGGGGAAAGACCCATTCCTCCGGAAAGCTGCTGTTCAACGCCCGGGTTATTCCCTATCGTGGTTCCTGGCTCGATTTCGAATTCGACCACAAGGACATCGTCTACGTGCGTATCGACCGCCGCCGCAAGCTGCCGGCGACGATTCTATTGCGGGCGCTCGGTTTCGACAACGAGCAGATGATCCGCATGTTCTTCGAGACCGACACGTTCCACCTGAGCAAGGACCGGCTCGTTCTCGACCTGATTCCTGAGCGTCTGCGCGGGGAGATCGCGCCTTTCGACATCAAGCTCGACGACGGCACCGTGCTTGTCGAGGAAGGGCGGCGCATCACCCCCAAGCACATCCGCCAGATGAAGAAGGCCGGGCTCACGCAGTTGGTGGTGCCGCCGGAATACTTGTACGGCAAGATCCTGGCCCACAACGTCGTCGACCAGGAAACCGGGGAGCTGATCGCCGCGGTCAACACCGAGATCACCCCGGAATTGCTGGAGACCTTGATCGAAAAGGGGATCGACAGGATCGAAACCCTCTACGTCAACGAGCTCGACCGCGGGCCGTACATTTCCAATACCCTGAAGATCGACCACACCACCACCCGGCTGGAGGCGCTGGTCGAGATCTACCGCATGATGCGTCCGGGTGAGCCGCCCACCCAGGAGGCAGCCGAAGCGCTGTTCGAGAACCTGTTCTTCTCCCCGGAGCGCTACGACCTTTCCGAAGTGGGGCGGATGAAGCTCAACCTGCGCCTGGGACGCAAGGAAACCGAAGGTCCCCGGGTCTTGACCCAGGAGGATATCATCGATGTCCTCAAGGAACTCATCAACATCCGCAACGGCAAGGGGCAGGTGGACGACATCGACCATCTGGGCAACCGCCGGGTGCGCAGCGTCGGTGAGATGGTGGAAAACCAGTTCCGCATCGGCCTGGTACGGGTCGAACGGGCGGTGAAGGAACGTCTGACTCTGGCCGCCAGCGAAGATTTCACGCCCCAGGAGGTGATCAATACCAAACCGGTGGTGGCGGCGATCAAGGAATTCTTCGGTTCCAGCCAGCTGTCCCAGTTCATGGACCAGAACAATCCGCTGTCGGAAGTGACCCACAAGCGCCGGGTCTCGGCCCTGGGCCCGGGGGGGCTGTCACGTGAGCGTGCTGGTTTCGAGGTCCGCGACGTGCATCCGACTCACTACGGTCGCCTGTGTCCGATCGAAACTCCGGAAGGCCCCAACATCGGCCTGATCAACTCCCTGGCGGTCTACGCCCGGGCCAATGAGTACGGTTTCCTGGAAACCCCGTACCGCAAGGTGGTGGACGGAAAGGTGACCGACGAGATCCATTACCTTTCGGCCATCGAGGAAAGCGAATACCTCATCGCCCAGGCCGGTGCCACAGTGGACGAGGAGGGGCGGCTCGTGGACGAGATGGTGTCCTGCCGCCACAAGAACGAATTTACCCTGGCCTCGCCGGAGATGATCCAGTACATGGACGTCTCCCCCAAGCAGATCGTTTCGGTGGCGGCCTCCCTGATCCCGTTCCTGGAGCACGACGACGCCAACCGCGCGCTCATGGGTTCCAACATGCAGCGTCAGGCGGTGCCGATGCTGCGCTCCCAGAAGCCGCTGGTGGGGACTGGGATGGAGCGCATCGTCGCCCGGGATTCCGGCGCCACGGTGGTGGCCCGCCGCGGAGGCGAGGTGGTGTCGGTGGATGCGGCCCGCATCGTGGTGCGGGTCAACGACGACGAAACCGAGCCGGGCGAACCGGGGGTCGATATCTACAATCTGACCAAGTACACCCGCTCCAACCAGAACACCTGCATCAACCAGAAGCCGCTGGTGAAGCCGGGCGACCGCATCGCCCGGGGCGACATCCTCGCCGACGGCGCCTCCACCGACATGGGGGAACTGGCCCTGGGGCAGAACCTGCTGGTGGCCTTCATGCCCTGGCACGGTTACAACTTCGAGGATTCGATCCTGATCTCCGAGCGGGTGGTGGAGGAAGACCGTTACACTACCATCCACATCGAAGAGAAGACTTGCGTCGCCCGTGACACCAAGCTGGGGCCCGAGGAAATCACCGCCGACATTCCCAACGTCAGCGAGGCGGCCCTGGCCAAGCTGGACGAGTCCGGCATCGTCTATATCGGCGCCGAGGTCAAGGAGGGCGACATTCTGGTGGGCAAGGTGACCCCGAAAGGGGAAACCCAGCTGACGCCGGAGGAGAAGCTGTTGCGGGCCATCTTCGGCGAGAAGGCGTCCGATGTGAAGGATACCTCCCTGCGGGTGCCTTCCGGGATGGCGGGGACGGTGATCGACGTCCAGGTGTTCACCCGCGACGGGGTGGAAAAGGACGCCCGCGCCAAGGCCATCGAGCAGGCGCAGCTGGAGAAGGTGCGCAAGGACCTCGACGACCAGCTCAAGATCGTCGAGCAGGATACCTTCGAACGGGTGCGCCAGATGCTGCTGGGCAAGGTGGCCGAGCAGGGGCCTAAGGGGCTGGCGCCGGGAACCGAGATCACCCAAGACTATCTCGACGGCCTCAAACCGGAGGAATGGCTGCGGATCCGCCTTCAGGACGAAGACATCAACGTTCAGCTCGAGGCGGTGGCCGAGCAGCTGGAAAAACTGCGCAAGGAGATGGACCAGCGCTTCGAGGAGAAGAAGGGCAAGATCACCATGGGCGACGATTTGCCGCCCGGGGTGCTGAAGATGGTCAAGGTCTATCTCGCGGTCAAACGCCGCATCCAGCCCGGCGACAAGATGGCCGGCCGCCACGGGAACAAGGGGGTGATCTCCCAGATCGTGCCGGTGGAGGACATGCCCTACCTGGAGGACGGCACCCCGGTGGACATCGTTCTCAACCCCCTGGGGGTGCCTTCGCGCATGAACGTGGGGCAGGTGCTCGAAACCCACCTGGGCTGGGCCGCCCGCGGTCTGGGGCTGAAGATCGGCCGCATGCTCGAGGCCAAGGCCAAGGTGCAGGAACTGCGCGAATTCCTGGAGCAGGTCTACAACCGGGCCGGCCGCAGGGAGGATCTCGACAGCCTCAGCGACGAGGAGATCGTGGAACTGGCCCACAACCTCAAGGAGGGGGTGCCGATGGCGACGCCGGTGTTCGACGGCGCCACCGAGGAAGAGATCAAGTCCATGCTGCGTCTGGCCGATCTTCCCGACAGCGGCCAGACCCGGTTGTTCGACGGCCGTACCGGCGATGCCTTCGACCGCGACGTCACCGTGGGCTACATGTACATGCTCAAGCTGAACCACCTGGTGGACGACAAGATGCACGCCCGTTCCACCGGGCCTTACAGCTTGGTGACCCAGCAGCCGTTGGGAGGCAAGGCCCAATTCGGCGGCCAGCGTTTCGGGGAGATGGAGGTCTGGGCCCTGGAAGCCTACGGGGCGGCCTACACCCTGCAGGAGATGCTCACGGTCAAGTCGGACGACGTCACCGGTCGCACCAAGATGTACAAAAACATCGTCGATGGCGACTATCGCATGGAAGCCGGTATGCCGGAGTCCTTCAAGGTGCTGATCAAGGAGATCCGTGCCCTGGCCATCAATATCGAACTGGAGCAGGACTGA
- the rpoC gene encoding DNA-directed RNA polymerase subunit beta': MKDLIKILKKQSQVEEFDAIRIGLASPDMIRSWSYGEVKKPETINYRTFKPERDGLFCAKIFGPINDYECLCGKYKRLKHRGVICEKCGVEVTLAKVRRERMGHIELASPVAHIWFLKSLPSRIALMLDMTMLQVERILYFECFVVTDPGLTPLERGQLLTDEEYLEAVEQYGDDFKAGMGAEAVQELLRTMDLKAEAARIREEIEATGSETKIRKLSKRLKLIEAFINSNNRPEWMILTVLPVLPPDLRPLVPLDGGRFATSDLNDLYRRVINRNNRLRRLLELNAPDIIVRNERRMLQEAVDALLDNGRRGRAITGTNKRPLKSLADMIKGKQGRFRQNLLGKRVDYSGRSVIVVGPTLRLHQCGLPKKMALELFKPFIFGKLQARGIATTIKAAKRMVEREEPEVWDVLDDVIREHPVLLNRAPTLHRLGIQAFEPVLIEGKAIQLHPLVCTAFNADFDGDQMAVHVPLSLEAQLEARALMMSSNNILSPANGEPIIHPTQDIVLGLYYMSRERVNARGEGMVFANVDEVRRALDHKAVDLHARIKLRIDEKVKEEDGSMTECRRLVDTTAGRALIWDIVPEGLPYELINQDMTKKAISNVINVCYRNLGLKATVVFADQLMYLGFLQSTRAGVSFGINDMVIPQEKDQIIREAEKEVMEIQRQYEQGLVTDGERYNKVVDIWSRANEEVARAMMKALGEEEVTDAEGNTVRQKSFNSIFMMADSGARGSAAQIRQLAGMRGLMAKPDGSIIETPITANFREGLNVLQYFISTHGARKGLADTALKTANSGYLTRRLVDVGQDLVVTEEDCGTTQGITMQPIIEGGDVVEPLSERVLGRVVAEDVRDPKTHEVIVPAGTLLDERWVRVLESHSVEQVLVRSVITCETRYGVCSMCYGRDLGRGHLVSVGEAIGVIAAQSIGEPGTQLTMRTFHIGGAASRAAAVSSIEVKSSGTIRLTNLKTVRNREGKLVAVSRSGEISVIDEQGRERERYKVPYGAILNVEDGSQVKPGDVVAAWDPHTHPVITEVSGIARLENFIEGVTVREQVDEVTGLSSMVVLDPKVRPAAGRDLRPMIKLVDEEGRDLYIPGTEIPAQYFLPGGAIVNIRDGDQVEVGDILARIPQESSKTRDITGGLPRVADLFEARKTKDPAILAEATGTVSFGKETKGKRRLIITDAEGNQHEILIPKWRHITVFEGEFVEQGETLVEGELTPHDILRLRGVEALTAYLVKEIQDVYRLQGVKINDKHIEVIIRQMLRKVEITDPGDTPYLAGEQVERSRILEENERLEKEGKRPAKFEPVLLGITKASLATESFISAASFQETTRVLTDAAVRGLRDDLHGLKENVIVGRLIPAGTGLAYHRERRRKRAMAVPTVPETETLDVEKVEEALKKALNPD, encoded by the coding sequence TTGAAAGATCTGATCAAAATCCTGAAGAAGCAGAGTCAGGTGGAAGAGTTCGATGCCATCCGCATCGGACTGGCTTCTCCGGACATGATCCGTTCATGGTCTTACGGTGAGGTCAAGAAGCCGGAGACCATCAACTACCGCACCTTCAAACCGGAGCGGGACGGCCTGTTCTGCGCCAAGATCTTCGGCCCGATCAACGACTACGAATGTCTGTGCGGCAAATACAAACGCCTCAAGCACCGCGGCGTCATCTGCGAGAAGTGCGGGGTCGAGGTGACTTTGGCCAAGGTCCGGCGCGAGCGCATGGGGCATATCGAGCTGGCCAGCCCGGTGGCGCACATCTGGTTCCTCAAGTCGTTGCCGTCGCGCATCGCCCTGATGCTCGACATGACCATGTTGCAGGTGGAGCGGATCCTCTATTTCGAATGCTTCGTGGTTACCGATCCGGGTCTGACCCCGCTGGAACGGGGCCAGCTTCTCACCGATGAGGAATACCTGGAGGCGGTGGAGCAGTACGGCGACGATTTCAAGGCCGGCATGGGCGCCGAGGCGGTCCAGGAACTGCTGCGCACCATGGACCTGAAGGCCGAAGCGGCCCGCATCCGAGAGGAGATCGAGGCCACCGGCTCGGAGACCAAGATCCGCAAGCTGTCTAAGCGTCTCAAGCTGATCGAAGCCTTCATCAACTCCAACAACCGGCCGGAGTGGATGATCCTGACAGTGCTGCCGGTGCTGCCGCCGGACCTGCGTCCCTTGGTGCCCCTGGACGGCGGTCGTTTCGCCACCTCCGATCTCAACGATCTGTATCGCCGGGTGATCAACCGCAACAACCGCCTGCGTCGGTTGCTGGAGCTCAACGCCCCGGACATCATCGTCCGCAACGAACGCCGCATGCTCCAGGAGGCGGTGGACGCCTTGCTCGACAACGGCCGCCGCGGCCGCGCCATCACCGGCACCAACAAGCGCCCGCTCAAATCCCTGGCCGACATGATCAAGGGCAAGCAGGGCCGGTTCCGCCAGAACCTGCTGGGCAAGCGTGTCGATTACTCCGGCCGTTCCGTGATCGTGGTGGGGCCGACCCTGCGCCTGCACCAGTGCGGCCTGCCCAAGAAGATGGCCTTGGAACTGTTCAAGCCGTTCATTTTCGGCAAGCTCCAGGCCCGTGGTATCGCCACCACCATCAAAGCCGCCAAGCGTATGGTCGAGCGTGAGGAGCCGGAGGTGTGGGACGTCCTCGACGACGTCATCCGCGAGCACCCGGTGCTCCTCAATCGCGCCCCGACCCTGCACCGCCTCGGCATCCAGGCGTTCGAGCCGGTGTTGATCGAGGGCAAGGCGATCCAGCTCCATCCGCTGGTGTGTACCGCTTTCAACGCCGACTTCGACGGCGACCAGATGGCGGTCCACGTGCCGCTGTCGCTGGAGGCGCAGCTCGAGGCCCGGGCGCTGATGATGTCTTCCAACAACATCCTCTCGCCCGCCAACGGCGAGCCCATCATCCACCCGACCCAGGACATCGTCCTCGGGCTCTATTACATGAGCCGCGAGCGCGTCAACGCCAGGGGCGAGGGGATGGTGTTCGCCAACGTGGATGAGGTGCGCCGCGCCCTCGACCACAAGGCGGTGGACCTGCACGCCAGGATCAAGCTGCGGATCGACGAGAAGGTCAAGGAAGAAGACGGCAGCATGACCGAGTGCCGCCGCCTCGTTGATACCACCGCGGGCAGGGCGCTGATCTGGGACATCGTCCCCGAGGGGTTGCCCTACGAGCTGATCAACCAGGACATGACCAAGAAGGCGATCTCCAACGTCATCAACGTTTGCTACCGCAACCTGGGCCTCAAGGCCACGGTGGTGTTCGCCGACCAGCTCATGTACCTGGGCTTCCTGCAGTCCACCCGCGCGGGGGTGTCTTTCGGCATCAACGACATGGTGATCCCGCAGGAAAAGGACCAGATCATCCGCGAGGCGGAAAAGGAGGTCATGGAGATCCAGCGCCAGTACGAACAGGGGCTGGTGACCGACGGGGAGCGCTACAACAAAGTGGTGGACATCTGGTCGCGGGCCAACGAGGAAGTGGCCAGGGCGATGATGAAGGCCCTGGGCGAGGAAGAAGTGACCGACGCCGAGGGCAACACGGTACGGCAGAAGTCGTTCAACTCCATCTTCATGATGGCCGACTCGGGCGCCCGGGGTTCGGCCGCCCAGATCCGCCAGCTGGCGGGAATGCGCGGTCTGATGGCCAAGCCCGACGGTTCCATCATCGAGACCCCGATCACCGCCAACTTCCGCGAGGGACTGAACGTCCTCCAGTACTTCATTTCCACCCACGGCGCCCGCAAGGGCCTGGCGGACACCGCTCTCAAGACCGCCAACTCCGGCTATCTGACCCGGCGGCTGGTGGACGTGGGTCAGGATCTGGTGGTGACCGAGGAAGATTGCGGCACCACCCAGGGAATCACCATGCAGCCGATCATCGAGGGGGGAGACGTGGTCGAACCCCTGTCCGAGCGGGTGCTGGGCCGGGTGGTGGCCGAGGACGTACGCGATCCCAAGACTCACGAGGTGATCGTCCCGGCAGGTACCCTGCTGGACGAGCGCTGGGTCAGGGTGTTGGAGTCCCACAGCGTCGAACAGGTGCTGGTGCGTTCGGTCATCACCTGCGAAACCCGCTACGGGGTCTGTTCCATGTGTTACGGTCGCGATCTGGGCCGCGGGCATCTGGTCAGCGTGGGTGAGGCCATCGGGGTCATCGCCGCGCAGTCCATCGGCGAGCCGGGGACCCAGCTGACCATGCGCACCTTCCACATCGGCGGGGCGGCGTCCAGGGCGGCGGCGGTTTCCAGCATCGAGGTCAAATCCTCCGGCACGATCCGCCTGACAAACCTCAAGACCGTGCGCAACCGCGAGGGCAAGCTGGTGGCGGTGTCCCGCTCCGGCGAGATCAGCGTCATCGACGAGCAGGGCCGCGAGCGTGAGCGTTACAAGGTGCCTTACGGGGCCATTCTCAACGTCGAGGACGGTTCCCAGGTCAAGCCAGGTGACGTGGTGGCGGCATGGGATCCCCACACCCACCCGGTGATCACCGAGGTGAGCGGAATCGCCCGGCTGGAGAACTTCATCGAAGGGGTCACGGTACGCGAGCAGGTGGACGAGGTCACCGGTCTGAGTTCGATGGTGGTGCTCGATCCCAAGGTGCGTCCGGCGGCCGGGCGCGATCTGCGGCCCATGATCAAGCTGGTGGACGAGGAAGGCCGCGACCTCTACATCCCTGGCACCGAGATCCCGGCGCAGTATTTCCTGCCGGGAGGAGCCATCGTCAACATCCGTGATGGCGACCAGGTGGAGGTAGGGGACATCCTCGCCCGCATCCCACAGGAGTCGAGCAAAACCCGTGACATCACCGGCGGTCTGCCGCGGGTGGCGGACCTGTTCGAAGCCCGCAAGACCAAGGATCCGGCCATCCTGGCCGAGGCCACCGGGACGGTCAGTTTCGGCAAGGAAACCAAGGGCAAGCGGCGCCTGATCATCACCGATGCCGAGGGCAATCAGCACGAGATCCTGATTCCCAAGTGGCGTCACATCACGGTGTTCGAGGGCGAGTTCGTGGAACAAGGGGAGACTCTCGTCGAAGGCGAACTCACCCCGCACGACATTCTGCGCCTGCGTGGCGTCGAGGCCTTGACGGCCTATCTGGTGAAGGAAATTCAGGACGTCTATCGCCTCCAGGGGGTGAAGATCAACGACAAGCACATCGAGGTCATCATCCGTCAGATGCTGCGCAAGGTCGAGATCACCGATCCCGGCGACACCCCGTATCTGGCCGGTGAGCAGGTGGAGCGCTCGCGGATCCTGGAAGAGAACGAAAGGCTGGAAAAGGAAGGCAAGCGTCCGGCGAAGTTCGAACCAGTTCTGCTGGGGATCACCAAGGCCTCGCTGGCGACCGAGTCCTTCATCTCCGCCGCCTCCTTCCAGGAAACCACCCGCGTGCTCACCGACGCGGCGGTTCGCGGTCTGCGCGACGATCTCCACGGCCTCAAGGAGAACGTCATCGTCGGCCGCCTGATCCCGGCGGGTACGGGACTGGCCTATCACCGCGAGCGCCGGCGCAAGCGGGCCATGGCGGTGCCGACGGTGCCCGAGACCGAGACGCTCGATGTGGAGAAGGTCGAGGAGGCGCTGAAGAAAGCCCTCAACCCCGACTGA
- the rpsL gene encoding 30S ribosomal protein S12 — MATINQLVRKPRVRKKEKSNVPALDACPQKRGVCTRVYTTTPKKPNSALRKVARVRLTNGAEVTSYIGGEGHNLQEHSVVLIRGGRVKDLPGVRYHVIRGALDCAGVDGRRQGRSKYGAKKPKS, encoded by the coding sequence ATGGCCACAATCAACCAGTTGGTTAGAAAACCTCGGGTCCGCAAGAAGGAAAAGAGCAACGTTCCTGCGTTGGACGCTTGTCCCCAGAAGCGTGGCGTCTGTACCCGAGTCTATACCACCACGCCGAAAAAGCCGAACTCCGCCCTGCGCAAGGTGGCGCGTGTGCGGCTCACGAACGGTGCTGAAGTGACCAGTTACATCGGTGGCGAGGGGCACAATCTGCAGGAGCACTCCGTGGTGCTGATCCGCGGTGGCCGTGTCAAGGACCTGCCGGGTGTGCGCTACCATGTCATCCGCGGCGCCCTGGACTGTGCCGGGGTCGATGGCCGGCGCCAGGGGCGTTCCAAATACGGCGCCAAGAAACCCAAAAGTTAA
- the rpsG gene encoding 30S ribosomal protein S7, producing MRRRAAEKRQILPDPRFGDETVAKFINMVMVSGKKSLAERIVYGALDIIESKGHEDSLGVLVKALENVQPVVEVKSRRVGGATYQVPVEVRPDRRRSLGMRWIIDAARKRSEKTMPQRLAGELLDAVENRGAAVKKREDTHRMAEANKAFSHYRW from the coding sequence ATGAGAAGAAGGGCAGCAGAGAAGCGGCAGATCCTGCCGGATCCGCGTTTCGGTGACGAAACTGTGGCGAAATTCATCAACATGGTCATGGTCAGCGGAAAGAAATCGCTGGCCGAGCGCATCGTCTACGGCGCGCTCGACATCATCGAAAGCAAGGGGCACGAGGACTCCCTGGGCGTGTTGGTCAAGGCGCTGGAAAACGTACAGCCGGTGGTGGAGGTCAAATCCCGCCGTGTGGGTGGGGCGACCTACCAGGTGCCGGTGGAGGTGCGTCCCGACCGCCGCCGCTCTCTCGGTATGCGCTGGATCATCGACGCCGCCCGCAAGCGCAGCGAGAAGACCATGCCTCAACGTCTGGCCGGTGAGCTGCTGGACGCCGTGGAGAACCGCGGCGCCGCCGTCAAGAAGCGCGAAGACACGCACCGGATGGCGGAAGCCAACAAGGCTTTCTCTCATTATCGCTGGTAA